The proteins below come from a single Roseiflexus sp. RS-1 genomic window:
- a CDS encoding cytochrome c peroxidase, translated as MMLRPKVHAVRLPLAIALGGAALLIVAFVGGIQRLTPGAATPASAGSPRAMIELGRWLFYDRRLSANERIACATCHRQELGFSDGRVVSIGATDVPLRRNTPGLLNSGELTALTWANPQVRTLEHQIARALFAADPPEMGVAGNEQRVIDRLRADPDYRQRFAAAFPADDDPFTWDRVIEALAAFTRSLHGRNTPYDRYIYHGETTALTESARRGMALFFSPGLACGHCHVDLVPPNRAAPPRWSDLAYVATGTGRSADRGLAEHTGAATDAYRFRVPPLRNVAVTAPYMHDGSLPTLDAVIRFYESGGQLDAGSELERRAARHPLVAGFVLSDDERRDLIVFLESLTDADALQSLAFANPFNGPRLSIADPGR; from the coding sequence ATGATGCTACGTCCAAAGGTGCACGCTGTTCGTCTGCCGCTTGCAATTGCCCTGGGTGGTGCAGCGCTGCTGATTGTGGCGTTTGTCGGTGGAATACAACGGTTGACGCCGGGCGCCGCAACGCCAGCATCCGCCGGTTCGCCTCGCGCGATGATCGAACTTGGTCGCTGGCTCTTTTATGACCGGCGCCTCTCGGCAAATGAACGCATCGCCTGCGCCACCTGTCACCGCCAGGAACTGGGGTTTAGCGACGGGCGTGTCGTTTCGATTGGCGCTACCGACGTACCGCTGCGCCGAAATACGCCGGGATTGTTGAATAGCGGTGAATTGACGGCGCTCACCTGGGCGAATCCACAGGTTCGCACCCTGGAACACCAGATAGCGCGCGCGCTCTTCGCCGCCGATCCGCCCGAAATGGGGGTGGCAGGCAATGAGCAACGTGTGATCGACAGGCTTCGCGCAGACCCGGATTATCGCCAGCGATTCGCTGCTGCGTTCCCCGCAGATGACGATCCATTCACCTGGGATCGTGTGATCGAAGCGCTGGCAGCTTTTACCCGTTCGCTGCACGGGCGGAACACCCCGTATGACCGGTATATTTACCACGGGGAGACCACAGCCCTCACCGAAAGCGCTCGACGCGGCATGGCACTCTTCTTTTCGCCAGGTCTGGCATGCGGTCACTGCCACGTCGATCTGGTTCCACCCAATCGCGCCGCGCCGCCACGCTGGTCCGACCTGGCGTATGTGGCGACAGGCACCGGGCGTAGCGCCGATCGCGGGCTGGCAGAGCATACCGGCGCTGCAACCGATGCATACCGGTTCCGCGTGCCGCCGCTGCGCAACGTGGCAGTAACGGCGCCCTACATGCACGACGGCAGCCTGCCAACCCTCGATGCGGTCATCCGCTTCTACGAATCGGGGGGACAACTGGACGCGGGTTCTGAGCTGGAGCGCCGCGCTGCGCGCCACCCGCTCGTTGCCGGTTTTGTGCTGAGCGACGATGAACGCCGCGACCTGATCGTATTCCTCGAATCGCTGACCGACGCCGACGCATTGCAATCGCTGGCATTTGCCAATCCGTTCAATGGACCCCGTCTGTCCATCGCAGATCCAGGCAGGTAA